From Micromonospora echinospora:
AGTTCCAGCACGATCGCCCGGTGCGGGGTCACCTGCTTGCCCAGGAGCAGCACCGACCGGTCCCCCGGCCGGCGCGTGGAGAGCCGCTCGACGACCAGCCGCCTGGCCCCGGACACGTCCGCGGGCTGCGCGACACCCATGTTGCGGAGCGATTCCTCGGCGGCGAGCGGAGCGACGGTGATGCACCATCCCTCGCCGAGCGTCTCGGTTAGATCGAGCGGTTCCGGCACGTGTACCTCCGGGGCGGTGGGGTCTCGCGGCCGCGGGACCCCACCGGGACCGTCAGCCTCGAATGTTGACGTAGAACTTGTCGTTCACCTGGTACGGCAGGTCGAGGCCGGCGTCCCAGGCCAGGATCCTGTCGTCGACGTAGTAGGCGATCAGCTTGCCACCGGCGACGCTGTTGTGGTGCTGGTCGACCGCCTCGACCGAGAAGTTGAAGGACGGGTTCTCCGGATCGGGGTGCCCCGCACCCTCCAGTGTCGAGGCGAACGGGTACTCGTCGCACTGCTGGGCCGGGGTGTCGGGCGGCACCGGCAGCCCGGTCAACTGGTACAGGTGCCCGTACGGCGGCCTGCCGTAGCAGGCACCGTCCTTGTGGTCGCTGTTCGCCTGCACGAGGTCGGGGTGCAGGGCGCTGGTGATCCGGTGCAGCGCCGGCGCGGTGTTGTCACCGGGGACGAACTTGCCCGGGATCTCCTTGTCGCGCGGCCACGGCACGCCGTCCGGCGCCAGCATCGGGTAGGTGTCGTTCGGGTCGTTCTGCGCTCTCCAGATGTGCAGCGAGACGTCGCTGTATTCGGACACGAGGTCGTAGGTCAGGTGCGGAATGGTCTCCGCGAAGATGCACGCCTTCGGATACCGGGTGTCGAACCGGCTGAAGTACGTGGCCGAGTCGCAGCGGACGAGCCGCGGCGCGCTGTTGCCCGGCCGGATCGTGCGGTACCGGCTGGAGTCGCTGAAGGCCGAGAGGTACCAACGGCTGAACGAGAGCTTGTCCCGGCCCGCGGTCACCACCTCGTGGTTGTACACGTCCCAGTAGAACCACCGGGTGTTGTTGTCCCACGTCACCCACGGCATCGTCGCCGCGCCCCGGGTGGCGTGGCAGATCTCGTATTCCTCGCTGCAGTGGGCGATCAGGCTCAGCGGCAGGTTCGGCGCGACGAAAAGATTGTCGATCGGGCCCCAGTCGTAGTCGACCGAATCGCGCTGGATCCGGGAGAACACCCGGACTCTGCGCTCCTTGTCGTCGCCCTGGGTGAAGATCTCGATGGTTCCCGTCGAGGTGCCCTCCTTCTCGACGGGAATTCCCCTGTTGTCGACTTCCCAGTATTCGGCCACCAGCTTGACCCTGGCGCAGTAGGTGAACCGGTTGTGAATGCGTCCGATGCCGTTGTCGGCCCCACCCGCGTCGAAACACTCGGTGACGCGCGCGGCGGCCGGCTGCTCGCCGATCGGCGCGGCGACCATCGGGCTCGGCGACGCCTCGGCGGCGGGCCGCGCGGGCTGCGGGTGGGCGGCGATCTGCCGGTTCGCCTCCCGCTGCCCTTCGAGCAGGGACAGCGCCGGAACCCGCTGGCGCCAGTCGTGCTCGGCGGCGCGTTCGGCGTGCTGGGGCTCGGCGGGCGGCGTCGGCGTAGCCGATCGCCGTCCCTGCGCGCGCATCTGCTCGATGTCCTCCCCCCGGATGCCGACTGTCGTCTTGATCGTCAGGTCGGTGTCGTCGACGACCTGTCGGTCCACCTTCGGGGCGGCGTGTGCGGGTACGGACAGCGGCGCCGCGGCGGTCAGCAGTGCGACCACCGCGACGGCCACCCGTGTACGTGGGTGGCGGAGATGACGGTGAGACACGTTCCCTCCCTGATCGTTGTTTCCGGCCGGCCTCTCACTCGCGCGCACCATCGATGCGGGACGATCGCGGCGGAATCAGCACAGGGGCCGCCGGACACGTGTTCGCACGGGCGGTGCCCGTACGTCGGCGACGTGTCACAAGCGTGCGCGGAGAATGGCTCTCCCCGACCAGGCCCCCGTCTGTCGGTCGCGGACTCGAATCGAAGTGCGAGGCCCATATGTAAACAGCGAGTCACATCGATAGTCAACGTGCGTGTCGGATTGTGGCGTCATATGCGTGACGCAACAGCGACCTGCGATGTAAGAAAACTCACCTCAATGCCATTTACCTTGCTCGATGACGAGAGGGGTGATTCACTCCGCGCCCGCGCGAGGCGTGACCGGCGGCCGGGGGCGGGAACGGCGAAGGGCCCCGGAGAGAACTCCGGGGCCCTTCGTCACGAGTAGCGGGGACAGGATTTGAACCTGCGACCTCTGGGTTATGAGCCCAGCGAGCTACCGAGCTGCTCCACCCCGCGTCGGCTCGACAACCGTAGCGCACCGACCCGGGGCGGCGCAAAACGGGTGCTCAGTCCAGCCACCGCCGGATCGCCTCGACCGCCCGGCGGCTGTCCGCGTCGAACTGGGCGCGCTCGGTCGAGGTGCTCTCCCAGCCCTGTTCCCACAGCACCGTCACCACGTCACCGAGGCGGATCGCGCGGATGAGATGCACCTCGTCGCCGCCGCTCGGATCGCCGTTCGCGTCCCGGTACGGCATCCGCGTCTCGAACAGCACCGACTCGTCGCCGTACCCGGTGTCGGGCAGCAACTGCTGCCGTACCGTCACCGACGGCCGGCCCCGGGCGGGCTGCTCGGGGCAGGCCCGGACCGCCGCGCGCAGCTCGGCCAGTGCCGCCCCGGCGCCGCCGGTCCGATAGATCGTGATGCTGTTCCGGTAGTTGCCGGACGGCACCTCGTCGGCCGGGGCCCCGGTCCGGCGGTACGGCAACGACCGGGCCCGCTGCGCCACCACCCGCTCGTCGGCGGGGCTCGCGCCGCAGAGCACCGGCAGCACCGGTCCCGGGCCGAAGTAGTTACCGGTGCCGGCGTCGTTCGCGGCGGGCATGACGAAGAACGCCCGGTCCGGGATGGTGGTCGGGGTGGCCGGGGCCGGAGGCGTGGTGGGCACGGCCGGGCTCCGCGAGCCGGGCGTACGGCCGACGGTCGGCGACGGCGGTGGCGGTGACGCCGGCGCGACCGAGGGCGTGGCGGTGGACGGCCGCGGGGTGGGCGTACCCGCGGGCGGCGGAGCCGGGTTCGGCGCCGGCCCGGCGGCGAGCACCAGCTGGCTGCCGGCCACCGTGCCGCCGACCAGCCCGGCCACCGCCAGGACGGTCAGCGCGGCGCGGCGCCGGGCCCAGCGGTCGGCGCTGCGGCGCAGCCGGTCCGGCGCGGGCAGCACCCGCTCGTCGGTGTCGGCGGCGAGGGACCGGTAGTAGCGGTGCAGTTCAGGCGACATCGTTGACCTCCAGCTCCTCGGCGGCGACGCCGGGCAACAGCTCGGCCAGCCGGGCCCGGCCCCGGGACAGCCAGGACTTCACAGTGCCGGCGGGTACCCCGGCCTCCCGGGCGATGTCCTCCACCGGCAGGTCGAACAGGTAGTGCAGGGCGAGCGCCTGCCGCTGCCGGGGCGGGAGCTGTCGTAGCGCCCCGACCAGCAGCACGGTGTCCTCGCCCGGCGGTCCGACGTCCGGCGGCGGCCCGGTGCGGCTGGCCGCGAGGCGCCACCCGCGCAGCCGCCGGAACCGGTCGGTCGCCAGCCGGCTGATCACCAGCCGCAGCCACGCCTCCGGGGCGGGGTGGGCGGCGAGCTTCGCCCACTGCCGCCAGGCCCGCGCGTACGCCTCCTGCACGAGATCCTGGGCCTCGGCCGGATCGCCGGCCACCGCGTAGCCGTACCGGACGGCCCGCCCCGACGTGCTGCGGTAGAAGTCGTCGAAGCTGTTCGCGTCACGCATGTGCCCTCCCGCCCCCCACACGTCCATCTGCACTGTTGACGGCGCAGTGGGGTGCGGGGTTGCGGGCGGGGAGTCCGGAAGACGACACGAGCCCGGGGTCCGGGTGACCGTTGCGGTCCCGGACCACGGGCTCGTGGTGTCGGCTCGGCGTCAGCCGCTCGGTGTGGGCGCCGGCGATGTGGGCGCCGGCGGTGAGACGCTGCCCGACGGCGCCGGGTTGCCCGAGCCGCCGGCCGCGGCCTGGGCCTGCTGGAACGCGCTCATCGCCTCGTCCAGCGCCTTCAGCGCGCGCCCGTACCGCTCGAAGTCGCCGGACGTCTGCGCGGCCTTGACCTCGGCGATCGCGGTCTGCACCCGGGCGGCAGCCTGGGCCAGGTCCCCGCTCATCGGCGGCGGCGTCGCGTTGTTGTCGCCCCCGGTCGGCGGCGGCGTCGTCGTGTCGTTGTCGTCGGTGCTGGGCGGCGGGTTGTTGTTCGGTGCCCGCTTGCCCTGTTCGACGAGCTGCTTGATGCCGTCGTTGAGGTTGTTGGCGAGCACCACGTACGAGCCGCCGTCACCGTAGGAGAGCAGCACCTTCTGCAGCAGCGGGTACGCGTCCTGGTTGCTGCTCTTCACGTAGACCGGCTCGACGTAGAGCATGCCGTCGGCGAACGGCAGCGACAGCAGGTTGCCGTACTGCACCTGGGCCTGGTTGGAGGAGAGCAGGTTGAGCTGCTGCCGGATGTCGCCGTTGTTCGTCATCTGCTGGTGCACCTGCGTCGGCCCGGAGATCCGGGTCTGGTCCGGCAGCTCCAGCACCTCCAGTTGGGGCTTGCCGTCGACGTACGAGCCGGAGACCAGCGCGGCGAGGTTCTGCCGCCCGTTCGGGGTGACCGCGGAGGTCAGCTGGAAGCGTGGCCCCTCCTGCCCGGGGAACTGGGTGAAGAGGTAGTACGGCGGCTGCTTCTGCCCGCTGTCCGGCGCGTCCGGCACGTTCGGCACCTGCCAGAAATCCTGGCCGGAGTAGAAGTCGCCCGGGTCGGTGACGTGGAACTTGGTGAGCAGGTTGCGCTGCACCTTGAACATGTCCGCCGGGTAGCGGAAGTGCTCGGCCAGCTCGGCCGGGATGTCGCCCTTGGGCAGCACCAGGTCGCCGCCGAACGCCTTGTTCCACGCCTTGAGCACCGGGTCGGTGTCGTCGTACGAGTAGAGCTTGACCGTCCCGTCGTACGCGTCGACTGTCGCCTTCACCGAGTTGCGGATGTAGTTGACGTTCTCCCGGGCGAGCTGGAACGTGCCCCGGCCGGTCAGCTCGTCGGTGGTCTCCGCCTGGAGGTTGACCCGCTCGGCGTACGGGTAGGTCGCCGCCGTGGTGTAGCCGTCGATGATCCACAGGACCCGGCCGTTCACGACCGCCGGGTACGGGTCGCCGTCGAGCGTGAGGAACGGTGCGACCTTCTCCACCCGGTCACGCGGGTTGCGCACGTAGAGCAGCTTCGAGTTCTCGTTGACCGCCTCGGAGAGCAGGAAGTTCGGCTCCTGCTCCTTGATCGAGTAGAGCAGGCGGCGCGGGAACGAACCGATCTTGACGCCACCCTCGCCGGTGTAGGTGTAGTACTGCTCGCCGCCGGTGGAGGTGGGCCGGTCGAACTCGACGTTGCGGTCGCCGTTCTGCCCGACGATCGCGTAGTCCCCCGGCTCCATCCGCTCGCCGTAGTAGATCCGCGGCTGCTGGGCCGGGATCTCCTCGGCCGGCGAGGAACACGCCTCCTGCGCCTTCTCGCCCAGGAAGCCGGAGACGAAGTACGGCTGCCCGCCGCAGACCACCTGGTTCGCCGGGGCGGCCACCAGGCCGTACCCGTGGGTGTAGACGGTGTGGCGGTTGATCCAGTTGCTCTGCTGGTCGGTCAGCTCGCCGTAGTTGATCTCACGGACGCCGACCACGTAGTCGGAGGTCTTGTCCTTGACCGAGTACCTGTCGATGTCCAGCTTCGAGCCGAAGTCGTAGAAGCCGCGGACCTGCTGGAGCTGGGTGTACGTCTCGGAGACCAGCTGCGGGTCGAGCAGCCGGATGTTCTGCACGACCGAGGTGTCGGTGGCCAGGCTGGCGGGTGGAACGAGGTTGCTCGCCGCGTACGGTGTGGTCTTCGTTCCTTCGAGGCTGAACGCGGTGCGGGTGGCCTTGATGCTGCGTTCGATGTACGGCGCTTCCTTGTCCCGGGCGCTCGGCTTGACCTCGAACGTCTGCACGGCCCACGGGTAGATGCCGCCGATCGCGACAGCGGAGACGCCGAGCAGGGCGAGCGAGATGCCCGGCCAGACCAGGTTCCGCATCACCGCGTTGGAGAACACGATGATTGCCAGCGCCACCAGGACGGAGATCCAGGCGAGGATCTCCTTCGCCGGCAGCAGCGCGTTCACGTCGGCGTAGCCGGCGCCGTAGAGCTTGGCGCCCTCGTTGTACTCCAGCAGCATGGCCCGCCGGTCCAGCACGTACGCGACGGCCTTGAGCAGCACGAAGACCGCGACCAGCGAGCTGAGGTGGGCGCGGGCGGCGTTCGTCATCCGGTCGCCGACGCCCTGGAGCCGCACCCCGCCGAAGACGTAGTGCACGGCGAGCGCGCCGAGCAGGGCCAGCACGACAGCGGTGAAGCCGACGCCGAGCAGGTAGCGCCAGAACGGGAGCTGGAAGACGTAGAAGCCGACGTCGATGCCGAACTCGGGGTCCTTCACGCCGAAGTCGCCGCCGTTGCGGAACAGCAGCCACTGGCTCCACCGGCTCTGCGCGGACAGGCCGGCGAACAGCCCGACGACGGCGGCGGCGAGCGCGATCCAGCTGCCGAGCCGAGGGCTCAGGAGCATCCGGTAGCGCTCCAGGGTGGCCTGCTCTGCCGAGTGCGGGCGCATCCGGGGCCGGAGCCGGTAGGCCAGCCAGAGGTTGCCGGCGACGATCAGCGCCATGCCGACACCGATCACCAGGAACAGCAGCAGCCGGGTGGCGAGGACACCGGTGAAGACCTGGGTGTAGCGGACCTCGTCGAACCAGAGCCAGTCCGTCCACGCGTTGACGCCCCAGCCGAGCAGGGTGAACAAGACGAACACCCCGATCAGGACACCGATGGTGACGCGTCCGCGTCGGCTCATCCTCGGCAAGGGACTGCTACGCATGACCACTTTTGGCTCCGCACGCTCGATGTGATCGGCTCCGACCAGGCACCAAGAGTACGGGGTCTTCCTGAGCACGTCGGGTCAAGGTCACGTCACGATCGGCACGGTGGAGCTGGCCCGGGCCGGTTCAGCAGCGCGTCGGCTGCCCCCCGGCCCGCAGCGCCTCGAGCGCCGTCAATGCGTCGTCCAGCGTGGCGACCCTCAGCATGGGCAGGCCCGGCTGCGGGTTGCGAACGGCCTCGGCGCAGTTGTCGGCGGGCACCAGGAAGGCGCTCGCGCCGGCCTCCTTGGCGCCGACGAGCTTCTGCGCGATGCCGCCGATCGGGCCGACGCGACCCTCGTCGTCGATGGTGCCGGTACCGGCGATGACCTTGCCGCCGGTCAGGTCGGCCGGCTCCAGCTTGTCGATGATGCCGAGCGAGAACATCAGCCCGGCGCTCGGCCCGCCGATGTCCCCCAGGTCGATCTTGAGGGTGAAGGGGTGCGGCTGCTGCTGGTCGATCTCCACGCCGATCCGCGGCCGGCCGTCCTGCTCCTGACTGGTCACGGTGGCCGTGCCGGGAGTGTCGCCGCGGGTGTAGCCGATCTTCAGCGCGGTGCCGGCCGGCTTCGCCCGGATCAGCTCGGTGAGCTTGGCCGCGCTCGTCACCGGCACGCCGTCGACAGAGGTCAGCACGTCGTCGGGCCGGAGCACGTCGACCGACGGACCGCCCGGCGTGACCGCCTTGACCAGCACCTTGATCGGGTAGCCCAGCTCACGCAGGGCGGCCGTCTCGGCGCTGGTCTGCGAGTTCTGGAAGTCCTCGGCGTTGCGCTTCTCGACCTCCTCCTGCGACTGCCCCGGCGGGTAGACCAGCTCGCGTGGCACCACCGCCTCGTCCGAGGAGAACCATCCGGCCAGCGCCGACCGGAGCCGCACTGTCGGCTGCACACCGACCGTGGTGAGACGGAGCTGACCGGCGGACGTCGACGTCGCGCGGCCGGTCACCTGGATGACCTCCTTGCCGTCCTCGGTGCCCAGCGTGTTCACCGTCGGACCGGGGCCGAGCACCACGTACGGCAGCGGCACGCTCAGCACGCCGACGCTGAGCAGTGCGGTGAGCAGGGCACCGAGAAGGACGGTCACGCCGCGACGTCTCATGCGCCAGAGCGTACCGATCCGTACCCCGCCGCCCGGCGCGGTGACCCGAGGACTTCGCCCTCAGCGCAACGCCGAGTGGCACGACCTGCGGCGGCGCGCGCGTACCGTAGAGGTCGTGCCTGATATTCCGTTCGGTTTCGCGCTCCCGGGTGGTCAACCACCGGACCCCAACGATCCCGCGGCGATGCAGCAGTTCATGTCGCAGTTGCAGCACCTGCTCTCGGCGCCGGGCAGCGGGCCGGTCAACTGGGACCTCGCCCGGCAGGTAGCCGCCAGCCAGCTCGCCGCCGCCGGCGACCCGGCGGTATCGCCGTTCGAACGCAACGCGGTCGAGGAGGCGCTGCGTATCGCCGACCTCTGGCTGGAGCCGGCGACCTCGTGGCCCTCCGGCATCCGCACCTCGGTCGCCTGGAACCGCAACGAGTGGATCTTCAAGACGCTCGACGTGTGGCGCAAGCTCTGCGACCCGGTCGCCAGCCGGATGGTCGGCGCGATGGGCGACCTGGTGCCGCCGGAGGCCCGCGCCCAGCTCGGCCCGATGCAGTCGATGGTCGCCACGCTGGGCGGCGCGCTCTTCGGCGGCCAGCTCGGCCAGGCGCTCGGCTCGCTCGCCGCCGAGGTGCTCTCCGCCGGTGACATCGGCCTGCCGCTCGGCCCCGCCGGCACCGCCGCGCTCGTCCCCGCGAACATCAAGGCGTACGGCGAGGGCCTGGAGCTGCCCGAGGACGAGGTACGCCTCTACGTGGCCCTGCGCGAGGCCGCCCACCAGCGGCTGTTCCAGCACGTGCCGTGGCTGCGCGGGCACGTGCTGACGGCTGTGGAGAACTACGCCGCGGGCATCCGGGTCAACCGGGAGGCGATCGAGGAGGCGATGGGCCGGGTCGACCCGACCGACCCGGAGTCCATGCAGGCGATCGCGCTGGAGGGCATCTTCACGCCCGAGGACACTCCCGCGCAGAAGGCGTCGCTGGCCCGGCTGGAGACCGTCCTCGCCCTGGTTGAGGGCTGGGTCTGCCACGTCGTCGACAGCGCCGCCGGTGACCGCCTTCCCAACGTCGTACGCCTCGGCGAGGCGTTCCGCCGCCGCCGCGCCGCCGGCGGCCCCGCCGAGCAGACGTTCGCCGCGCTCGTCGGTCTCGAACTGCGGCCCCGCCGGCTGCGCGAGGCCACGGTGCTGTGGGCGGCGCTGACCGAGCACCGCGGCATCGCCGGCCGGGACGCGATCTGGGGCCACCCGGACCTGCTGCCCTCCGACGCCGACTTCGCCGCGCCGGAGGCGTTCGCCGCGACCAGCCCCGATCTCGACGACGAGCTGGCGAACTTCGACTTCTCCGCGCCGGGCGCCCCCGAGGAGAAGTCCCCCGGCGAGGACGACGACAAGCGCTGACGCAGTACGCCCCCGGGCCCGCACGGTTCCACCGTGCGGGCCCGTCCACGTCCCGCCCCGCTCTGCCCTCGCCCGTCGATCTTGGAGTTGTGGCGCCCAGGATGCCCGAGTGGCGACCTTTGCGAGGTGCCACCACTCCAAGATCGGCGGAGTGGCGGGGTGCACGGCGGGCGGAGTGGCGGTTGCGCGGCAGCGGGTGTGGGCGGGTGGGGACGGTAGGGGTCAGGCGGGGCGGCCGGACAGCAGGGCCCGGGTGGCCTCCCAGCCCTCGACGGCCTGGTCGAGCGCGGCCAGGTCGGCGGGGCCGCGCATCCGGCGCCAGCCGGCGGTGACCGCCACGTCTCCCGGACTCGGCGCGGCCCGGCGCACCTCGGCCGGCCCGGTCGTGTCCAGATCCAGCGCCGGCAACCACGCCGGTACGGGCAGCCGTGCCGCCACTCCCAGCAGCCCGGTTCCGCTGCCCTCGGCCGGGGCCACCGCCACCGGCCGGGTGGTCAGCGGCCGCAGCAGCTTCCCGAGCGTCAGCCCTGGCACGTCCGGCGCGTCGGCCGCCACCACTGCGACCTGGTCATAGACCGCCGCCGAGCCAGCATCGGCGAGCGCCGCGAACACCGCGTTCGGCGTCGGTTCCGGCACCTCGTATACCGGGGTGCCGGGCCAGACCACGGCGTCGGCCAGCCATCGGTCCGGCGCGGTGACCGCGACGGCGATCTC
This genomic window contains:
- a CDS encoding NucA/NucB deoxyribonuclease domain-containing protein; this encodes MSHRHLRHPRTRVAVAVVALLTAAAPLSVPAHAAPKVDRQVVDDTDLTIKTTVGIRGEDIEQMRAQGRRSATPTPPAEPQHAERAAEHDWRQRVPALSLLEGQREANRQIAAHPQPARPAAEASPSPMVAAPIGEQPAAARVTECFDAGGADNGIGRIHNRFTYCARVKLVAEYWEVDNRGIPVEKEGTSTGTIEIFTQGDDKERRVRVFSRIQRDSVDYDWGPIDNLFVAPNLPLSLIAHCSEEYEICHATRGAATMPWVTWDNNTRWFYWDVYNHEVVTAGRDKLSFSRWYLSAFSDSSRYRTIRPGNSAPRLVRCDSATYFSRFDTRYPKACIFAETIPHLTYDLVSEYSDVSLHIWRAQNDPNDTYPMLAPDGVPWPRDKEIPGKFVPGDNTAPALHRITSALHPDLVQANSDHKDGACYGRPPYGHLYQLTGLPVPPDTPAQQCDEYPFASTLEGAGHPDPENPSFNFSVEAVDQHHNSVAGGKLIAYYVDDRILAWDAGLDLPYQVNDKFYVNIRG
- a CDS encoding SigE family RNA polymerase sigma factor; this translates as MRDANSFDDFYRSTSGRAVRYGYAVAGDPAEAQDLVQEAYARAWRQWAKLAAHPAPEAWLRLVISRLATDRFRRLRGWRLAASRTGPPPDVGPPGEDTVLLVGALRQLPPRQRQALALHYLFDLPVEDIAREAGVPAGTVKSWLSRGRARLAELLPGVAAEELEVNDVA
- a CDS encoding UPF0182 family protein, which codes for MRSSPLPRMSRRGRVTIGVLIGVFVLFTLLGWGVNAWTDWLWFDEVRYTQVFTGVLATRLLLFLVIGVGMALIVAGNLWLAYRLRPRMRPHSAEQATLERYRMLLSPRLGSWIALAAAVVGLFAGLSAQSRWSQWLLFRNGGDFGVKDPEFGIDVGFYVFQLPFWRYLLGVGFTAVVLALLGALAVHYVFGGVRLQGVGDRMTNAARAHLSSLVAVFVLLKAVAYVLDRRAMLLEYNEGAKLYGAGYADVNALLPAKEILAWISVLVALAIIVFSNAVMRNLVWPGISLALLGVSAVAIGGIYPWAVQTFEVKPSARDKEAPYIERSIKATRTAFSLEGTKTTPYAASNLVPPASLATDTSVVQNIRLLDPQLVSETYTQLQQVRGFYDFGSKLDIDRYSVKDKTSDYVVGVREINYGELTDQQSNWINRHTVYTHGYGLVAAPANQVVCGGQPYFVSGFLGEKAQEACSSPAEEIPAQQPRIYYGERMEPGDYAIVGQNGDRNVEFDRPTSTGGEQYYTYTGEGGVKIGSFPRRLLYSIKEQEPNFLLSEAVNENSKLLYVRNPRDRVEKVAPFLTLDGDPYPAVVNGRVLWIIDGYTTAATYPYAERVNLQAETTDELTGRGTFQLARENVNYIRNSVKATVDAYDGTVKLYSYDDTDPVLKAWNKAFGGDLVLPKGDIPAELAEHFRYPADMFKVQRNLLTKFHVTDPGDFYSGQDFWQVPNVPDAPDSGQKQPPYYLFTQFPGQEGPRFQLTSAVTPNGRQNLAALVSGSYVDGKPQLEVLELPDQTRISGPTQVHQQMTNNGDIRQQLNLLSSNQAQVQYGNLLSLPFADGMLYVEPVYVKSSNQDAYPLLQKVLLSYGDGGSYVVLANNLNDGIKQLVEQGKRAPNNNPPPSTDDNDTTTPPPTGGDNNATPPPMSGDLAQAAARVQTAIAEVKAAQTSGDFERYGRALKALDEAMSAFQQAQAAAGGSGNPAPSGSVSPPAPTSPAPTPSG
- a CDS encoding YlbL family protein yields the protein MRRRGVTVLLGALLTALLSVGVLSVPLPYVVLGPGPTVNTLGTEDGKEVIQVTGRATSTSAGQLRLTTVGVQPTVRLRSALAGWFSSDEAVVPRELVYPPGQSQEEVEKRNAEDFQNSQTSAETAALRELGYPIKVLVKAVTPGGPSVDVLRPDDVLTSVDGVPVTSAAKLTELIRAKPAGTALKIGYTRGDTPGTATVTSQEQDGRPRIGVEIDQQQPHPFTLKIDLGDIGGPSAGLMFSLGIIDKLEPADLTGGKVIAGTGTIDDEGRVGPIGGIAQKLVGAKEAGASAFLVPADNCAEAVRNPQPGLPMLRVATLDDALTALEALRAGGQPTRC
- a CDS encoding zinc-dependent metalloprotease, which encodes MPDIPFGFALPGGQPPDPNDPAAMQQFMSQLQHLLSAPGSGPVNWDLARQVAASQLAAAGDPAVSPFERNAVEEALRIADLWLEPATSWPSGIRTSVAWNRNEWIFKTLDVWRKLCDPVASRMVGAMGDLVPPEARAQLGPMQSMVATLGGALFGGQLGQALGSLAAEVLSAGDIGLPLGPAGTAALVPANIKAYGEGLELPEDEVRLYVALREAAHQRLFQHVPWLRGHVLTAVENYAAGIRVNREAIEEAMGRVDPTDPESMQAIALEGIFTPEDTPAQKASLARLETVLALVEGWVCHVVDSAAGDRLPNVVRLGEAFRRRRAAGGPAEQTFAALVGLELRPRRLREATVLWAALTEHRGIAGRDAIWGHPDLLPSDADFAAPEAFAATSPDLDDELANFDFSAPGAPEEKSPGEDDDKR